In Leptospira ellinghausenii, the genomic stretch ATAAAAAAGTTCGCAGTTCATTGGGATTATTTTTCTAAATTGGCTCGGGACCTCGTGGCGATATGAGACATAATGTTGGTATAATGTGACATAATTCGTTTACGTGAAATATAAAGATAAGAGGGGTAATGCGGCGGTAAAGGGAGTGTTCCAAGAAGAACAGGTGGTCGTTTAACGTGTGATAGATTATAAAATCAAAGACTGTATACTGTTAGGTGCATCCTATAAACCTAGGCGAGTTGTGTTTGCCACCTGACGGCGAAAAGGTGAACTTGTTTGGATTTATTTTTGGCGAAACCCAGATTCGTGTGGATAGATTTGCCGTTATGTGATAGATGGAGCGTATTGGGTGGCGGGTGGATTACCCCACCCAGTTCGATACGGGCGGGGATCTATACCTTCCTACTCTCCCATGCCATATTTTCATAAATCTTAATATTCAATAAACCAACAATACCCATATAACAGACACCCCTAAACCCAAAAATACACTTGCAATTTCTTGACTAAGCATAACCATACAAGAACCCTCTGAAGAATCCATGCCATGAAAAAGTACCTACTTATCCTTATCCTCATCCTCACCTTCTCAATTCCAATTTTTGCCATCAACACAGTGATTTTAAAAAATGGGAAAACCATCAAAGGGAAGGTAACTGATCAAAACGAAAAAGGGCTCACCATCCAAACGAGTGATGGGATACAAACCATTACGAAATTCCAAATCTTAAAAGTTGTCTATAAAGATGTAAGCGAACAAGAAGCAGAAAAAATTCGCATCGCTGAAGAAAAAAAATTACGAGATAAGGAAGAGAAAGAAAAGGCAAAATTAGAAAAGGAAAAACAAATCGCAGACGAAAAGGAACGCAAACGTTTAGAAGAAGAAGAGAAACTTGCAGAAAAACAAAGGCAAGAAGAAGCAGCGAAACAAGAATCACAAGCAGAAAAAGAAGCAAAAGCCGAGGCGGAATGGCTGGCTACTAGGCAACTTGTTCCCTCTCCTGCTGCCACAAAATGTGGAGGTCGTTTGGCATTGGTCTGGAGATCTACGGTTTTACCTGGATGGGGACAATACTGCGGGGGACACAATACTTCCGCAGGTACATTCGGAATCTTATTTTTTGGATCCCTTCTTTATAGTTTGGGTCCCTTACGTACTGAAGAAAAAAATGCAAAATCACATTACGATACAATGGTACTATTAAACCAAATAGGAGGACCAGGAACTAGACTTACCGCACAAAACATTAGTTTGCCGAATGAATTCCTAGCAGGATATATCGAAACATCAATTACAGATGACTTAATCGTAAAAAGTAAAAACAATGCAAAAGAAGCCAACACAAAGTACCTTGCAGGACTTGGAACGGCGAGCATCATCTATATCACAAATATCATACATGCCTACATGATCGGAAGAGATAGATACCCAGAAAGACCAGTTGTCCAATCGGGCGGAAAACAATTTAAAGAGGGTTTCGATTTTGAATCCAGTTGGGATAAACCTCAAGGTGTAAATGTATATCGCCCTCAATTCAATTCGATATACGCAGAACTTCGGTATTCAATCTTATTTTAAGGATATTTTTATGAATCGAATCATCTTAACCGTTTTTATCTCAATTTTATTTTTCCAATGTAGAATCTTTAAACCATCTAGCTTGGATCCCTCAGAAGACATTGGTTCATTACAAGCGTTACTAAGATTACTCGCTCTAGCAGATGCCTTTAATACACAAAGCCAATCTGTTTTATTCATGAAGTTTACAGACTCCAATGGAACTCCTTATGCAAATGGAGTCATCGAATACTTTGTTTATAACGAAGCAGATGAAAATGGTGTGGCGACCTCACCTTATGGTGAATCTGGCAATGTACAAATTTATACAGCAACACTTGATACATCCGGTAGAGCATTTTTGTTTTTTAGTGAAAGAGGAATTGCAAATGTATCCTTAAAAAATGTAAGTAATACCTTTATTGGGACGGTCTCCTTTCGCATTTATAATGGCATCACAAAACAATTATTTTCCATTTATAAACAAACAGGTAATGCACAGTACATCCTGGAAGATTTAGCAAATTATAGAAATAGATTAGCAACAAGTAATACATTCACTTCTCTTGGTTCTGCCAACGGAAGGCAATTCATCTATCTTGAAGTACAATCCAATTTTATTAGTGCTAATAATTTTACAACAACTGGTTACATTGCTTCGAGTGCTGACGGTGAATATTATGACCAAATCACAAAAATTGACGGAGTCAGTTTGGCAAGGAACACCACCACGGAAACTGTATTAAAAGTCTCTCTTCCCATGTACAATGGATCCGAGTATGTTTTTTTCCTTTCAGCTGAAACAAGAAACTATCCTGCTTTAACATTTTTAAGTAATAAAAATTTATACGTGAAATTCTCTGCCTTCTTACCGCCTGCTTCAGCAACTGCAATTGAGAAAACATTACCTACCCTCCATCGATTTTTTGAGAGTGTTGATAATGCTTGGTATTACCCTGCTCTTTCCCTAGGGAGTGGTAAGTATTTGGGTACCCCACTGCTTTCCGGAGTCCCGAGACCACTAATCATCCAATTGGATTCCGATACAACATCTGATTTAGTAAGTGGCTTCAGTTGTCTAACATCATCTCCTGATGCCGAATTAGTTGCTTACCAACTCATTTCACATTTAGGTGTGAATTACTTACAATGCCCAACAAATGCATTTGGGAGTACATTTATCTCAAACAGCATCAAAATTCCAGAACTCACCACAAACCCAGTTACCTTTGATGCAGTCTCACCTACTACTTTCGACTCACCTGTTTTTCCTGTCCAAGACCAATTGGTAGCAGTTTTATTTTCTTCACCAAATTATTTTGGTACAACCTTTCCGAAAGGTTCCTATGCAAATCCAAGTCCAACCATTACAAAAAATAGTACCCAGATTACCGGTTTTACTTCTAGTATCGGGGGAGGTTCCTCACGATTAAGAACTGTCAAAAGTTCTAATTCCAACCATTATTTTTTACTTTCTAATGCACCAAATTTTGCCACTCCAACAATCGAAATCTATCGTAGTAGCGACAACTTAACTAGCGTTAGCCAAGTTCCATCACTCCCAAGTTTATATAGTACAGGTATTACAAATCCAGAACAAATCCAATCTGCCAATGGAAAACTCAATTTTAGTTATGCCATATCAGCAGGGATTGGCATCGGTTCATTGCCCGTTTACCTAAACTATACCACTCGTGATGACGGTACGTGGGAAAGTTTACCAAAACTGATCAAAATAAAATAAAACCTATGACTGGGAGTAGAGAGTATCCTTTCGAATCTATAAGGTACTTATTTTACAAACTTAATTTCTTTCAAAAAACTCTGAAGGATCATTTCAAATGCAGGTGAAATGGTTTTGTTTTGGTGCAATAAAGTTTTTTGAGTCGAATAAGTTACTAATTTTTTGGAAGTCGTTTTTAAATTTGAACCAATCAATTCTGCATCCTGTTTTTGTGTTTCGTCACCATCATTAGGAAACAAAATCAATACTGGTTTGTTGATCATTTTTGCTGTATTCAGTGGTGATACCTCATCAACTAATAAATCACCTCTTAGTTCCGCGATCGATAAACTGAGTGGAATGAAAAATCGAATCAATCTAGAATAAAGACTTTCATAACGATGTTCCACATAAGACCGCATGTCTTTATAGGGAGTATCTGCGATCACAAATCCATATTCGTATTGTCCATCTGCAAATTGTAGTGCGGTTGATGCTCCTAAATCGATACCAACAATTCCAATCCGATCTTCAGGAGTATTATCTATTTCTGAAAAATATTCAACCGCCCTCTCTAAATCCATTTTTTCATGGTAACCATATGTGGAATACTTACCATCACTTTCCGCATGAGCCCTAGCATCATACAAAAATAAACTACAACCTCGTTTCCAAAACGGAGTCGCATAAGGTAACATTTGGATTTTAAAATTAGAAAATCCGTGTAAAAGAATAACCCCACAATTTTGTTTTTTGGGATTTTTGAAATACCAGCCCCGTAATCGCAAAACACCATTTTGAAAACGAATTGTTTCCGGCGTTGGCAACTCAAATTCAGAAAAAGAGATTTGTTTTCTCAAGTTTTCATCGTCTGATTCACTTGGATTGGAAGGTGTTAGAATTTGTTCGGAAAGAAAATAAGAAGCAACTAGCAGAAAGAAGGCGAGTATGAGTAGGATCCAACTTAGAGTTTTTTTCATGGACATGTGCCTAGTAGGAAGTTCTAGGAACTTAGCCAAGTGGGAAGCGAATTTTTCAAAATCTTCCAATTTAAGCCGAAAAAGAATTGCTCTCATAACAACTTTACCTTCATCTTTACGAAATCTATGAAACAATATTTAGCGTTTTTCTCCCTACTACTTTCGGTATCGTTAACCAATTGTCGGACAATGGATGCAGCGATCCAATACCCTGAAACAGGAAAATCCAATCTCGGAATCACAAAAGTTGCTGTACTCATTTTTGATATTGAAGAAGCAAAATGGGGTGACGAATTCACAGATGCAGTTTCCTTACAAATCGCAAAATCACTTCCTTTCAAAGTCATAGAACGTGAACAACTTTCCAAAGTTGTGAATGAGCAGAGTTTTTCCAAAACCGGAATCATAGATACGCAAACAGCTGTTAGAATTGGAAAAGTTCTAGGTGTGGATGCTCTAGTTTTTGGCAGAGGTTCTGCTCTAAAAAAATTCGATGATAAAGGAAAACTCATCCCAAATTTAGTCGATACCGTATCCCTAAAAATCGTTCACATAGAATCCGGACAAGTCATTGTCAATGCGCGAAAAAAACCAGGTGCCGATTGGACCATGGCACGACTTTTACAGTATAGTCTAGGATTTGGGCTGATTTGGAGTCGTGAGGATATTTTAATTGCAACAAGCCAATACGATTTTGTCGCGGAAAGTTTAGTCGATCGAATTGTAAGTGAACTGGCTAAATAATTTTTATCAGTCTCATTTGATTGGATCAATCGGATTCAATCACGTCTAAATTTATAGAACAAAGAGGAACCTTAAATGAAAATTAATATTGGAATTCCAGAAGAAGAAAGAAGTGCCATTTCAGAATCTTTAAAAAAACTGTTAGCTGATACATACACTCTCTACCAAAAAACACATAGTTACCATTGGAATGTAACAGGGCCTATGTTCCAAACTTTACACCTTCTTTTTATGACTCAATACACTGAACTCTGGAATGCAATTGATCCAATTGCAGAACGAGTCCGCTCTCTCGGGTATTATGCACCAATGGGTGGATGGGAATTTGCAAAGTATTCTAGTATTTCAGAAGACAAAGAAGTTCCAAAAGCAAAAGACATGATCAAAAATTTAGTGGAAGGGAACGAAGCCGTGATTCGCACAGCACGTGCAGCTTATGCTCCGGCAGAAAAAGGGAATGACCAAGCAACCCTGGATCTATTAACACAAAGACTTGACATTCACGAAAAAACAGCATGGATGTTACGTTCGTTACTTGAAGAGTAAGGGAATCAAACAAACTCGTTTTGTAACCAATTTCCAAGTTTTTCCAAAAATACTTTTTGGTGGGTAAAATGGATATAATGCCCACCACCTTCAATTTTTACTTTTACATTATTTTTAAAAAACCGATCCATAATGGAAAGATCAGATTCTTTTATGTATTCGGAATTTCCACCTAACAAAAACAAAGTCCGAGTATTTGAAATTCTATCAAATGAAAATACATCATCAAAAACCCTTCTAGCGTGATTGATTCCCTCTACGTTCAATTTCCAACGATAAGAACCATCTTCCTCTCGTTCCAAATTCATTTGTAAAAATTGGCGGATAAACGTATCTTTTACATACTTCGCCATTTCCGTATCAATTTCCGTACGTGAGTTAAATCCACTGAGTGGAAATGACATCGATAAAATCTCATTGTCATAGGCAAACGGATATGACCTTGGTGCAATGTCTTGTATGATGAGACTTCTGAGCAAACCTGGGTGCATCAAATCAAAATACATCGCCACGAGACCTCCCATCGAATGACCGAGTAAAATCGGATTTTGGATATTTAATTGATTTAGGAAAGTTTCCAAATCATCTGCCATGAGTGGTATGGAATGTTCGTCACTGTGTGGAGAATCTCCATGATTCCTTTGGTCAATTGCATAAACTTGACCAAACTCGGATAAAAATCTTGCGACTGTCACCCAATTTTTCGAAGAACCAAATAACCCATGTAAAATGACTATATCACCCATTGACTTTTTAGTTGGATCGGAATTTTGAAATGGATAAACTTTGTAATTTAATTTCACAAAACTTTCCTTATGTTTGAAAATTAATTAGAGATTAGCGAAAACATTCTTTTTTTAGAATCTGTAAATGAGGCAGGATTTGTTTTTTTTCGCGAGGACCAATTTCCGATGCATAACGAAACATTTGGTTGATTTCTGATTTGATTCCTTCTCCCACTGGTGGAAAACATGGAATCGAATCTGGATCTTTAGTCATAGAGATTAGGTTTTTTACAATATCTTTTGTATATATGTTCACGTAATTTCCTGTCGGAAATAGGTACAAATATCGTAATTTACCTTTACGTATCTCTTCCAATCGACAACGTAAGTCCGCTCCACAATCATTCACGGGAATACTTTCAGTTGCCAGATAACCTGCGTAATCCGAATGTTTTGTTTTTGGATAGGATTCGAGTAATTTCCAAAAATAATTGGAATCTACATAATATTTTCCAGAAGAATAATCATATAATAACTTTGTTTGGTGGCGTTTTAAAAACTCAAGAGTCTCTGGATCATTGTCTGGTTTGATTCCTTTTTCATTCATCAAATCCACAGTTTTTTTTAAGAAAAAACCTGCTTTCGCTCTAAGGAAAATAAACTCATCCCCTGTAAATTTACCTGAAGAAGAAATCGAAAATATTGTATCAGTGATTTCTTGTTTTGCCAAAAAATCCACTTGTTTCGATTGAATCAATTTCTCTGCTTCAAATAACAATGTGGAAAGGTATTGTTTTGGAGGAACTGAACGCACCACTGATCGTTTGATAAATCCGGAAAGTCCATCTTGGAGTTTGACTGGAATCCAATCTTCTTTGGGGCTTTCCAATGAATTTTGATCATACGTAACAGGTTCACCAAACTTTAGTTTTCGCAAAACATCACTTTTTTGGTCTGCAAAGAGATGTAAATTAAGACCAATCACTGGGATGACAATCTCAGAATGTAGGTCCCTTTGAAAAAGTTCAGATGGTTTGGTCTGTTTTGGTTTTTCCTGGAACGTAGGAGCTGCAAAAAGGGGAGTAATTCCGAATAGAGCAACTAACAATACAAAGCTGATTTTTCCTAAAAATCTAAACGGAAGACTAGAACCAAAATTTTGCATTTTGTTTCCAATCCATAGGAATCGAAATCGTTTCATACCAATTCCGATTGTCCCTTTACAAAATAGTTTTAGTAAAGGAACAAGTTTCATCTTATTTTTGTAAATCCTCAACCATTTGTTTGATACGTGCTACACCTTTTTCGATGTCTTTATCACCTAACGCATAAGACAAACGAATGGCTTTGTCATCTCCAAAGGCAATCCCGGGCACTGCTGCCACATTGTATTTGTCGAGAAGCACATCACAAAAAAGTTTCGAAAGAGAAGTTTCCTTTTTTTCAGCCAAGAGTCGTTTGAATCCAGGCAATTCATACACGCCCGTGATATAAGGGAATGCATAAAAAGCACCTTCAGGCATTCGGCATTCCACACCTGGAATCTCTCGTAAAAGTCCCACAATGAGTTTACGACGTTTGTCAAAAGCCTTTAACATTTCTGCCACAGGTGTTTGGTCCCCTATGAGAGCGGCTTCCGCTGCAGCTTGGGAAATGGAAGAAGCATTGCTCGTGGATTGGCCTTGCATGGTATCCATGTTTTTCACAATCTCTACATTCCCTGCCCCGTATCCAATTCTCCAACCCGTCATCGAGTACGCTTTCGATACACCATTGATGACAAAGGTTTTTTCTTTCATCTTAGGTGAAATCATCGCAGGGTTCACAAATTCCAATCCATCATAGATGATTTTTTCGTAAATATCATCGGAAACAGTTAGTATGTCTTTTGGTTCCAAAACCTTCACGAGTGCTTCTACATCCGAACGGGTGTAAGCTGCTCCCGTTGGATTGGATGGAGAATTAAAAATAAAGACTTTTGTTTTCGGAGTGATTGCCTTTTCTAATTGTTCCGCCGTGATTTTAAATCCACTGGAAATGTCCGTTGCAACAATCACAGGAGTTCCTTCTGCCAAACGAACGATATCCGCATAACTCACCCAATACGGTGCAGGGATAATTACTTCATCACCAGGATTGAGAGTCGCCATAAAAAAATTATAAAGAACTTGTTTTCCACCCGTTCCCACAATGATTTGATTTTTTTCGTACTTTAATCCGTTTTCGGTTTCAAACTTCTTAATAATGGCATCTTTCAGAGAAACGGTTCCACTCACGGGAGTGTATTTGGTTTTCCCTTGGTCCATTGCTTTTTTAGCAGCTTCTTTGATATGAGTTGGTGTATCGAAGTCAGGTTCCCCTGCACCAAATCCAACCACATCAAGTCCACTCGCTTTCAATTGATTGGCTTTAGCCGTGATCGCGAGAGTGGGAGAAGGTTCTACGACATCGAGTCGTTTTGCTATAAGTTTCATTTTGTCCTCTATTTCGTGAGTGGTTCTTCTGGCACTGTTTCTTTGAACTGATCCAAAGTATAAATTTCGTATTCATACCCTTGTTCGGTGAGGAAGAGTTGTCTGTTTTGGCCAAACCTTTCTTCGTTGGTATCACGCGAAATCAGAGAGTAAAAAATAGCTGTATTGTCTTGGGATTTTGGACGAAGGATACGTCCTAAACGCTGTGCTTCTTCTTGTCTTGATCCAAACGTTCCCGAAACCTGAATGGCAATGTTCGCATCCGGTAAGTCGATGGAAAAGTTTGCCACCTTTGATACTACTAGTTGTTTGATTTGACCCGTACGGAACGCTTGGTAGAGTTCTTGTCTTTCTGGTAGCGGAGTTTTTCCCGTAATCAAAGGGATCTTGAATGTATTGGAAATCTCTTCTAACTGATTGATATACTGTCCAATCACCAAAATGTTGTTAGTGGAGTGTTTCTTTAAAATATAGCTGATCGCACGAAGTTTTTCTGGGTTTTCTGAAGCTAATCGGAATTTCTCACGATCATCCGCAACAGAGTATTTCATACGAAGGTCATCTTCCATAGGAACACGGATTTCCACACAATTGGCTTCCGCAATCCAAGACTTCGCTTCGAGTTCCTTCCAAGGTACATCGTATTTTTTAGGTCCAATGAGTGAAAACACATCTTCCTCAAGTCCATCTTCCCGAACAAGCGTAGCTGTCAAACCTAACCTACGTTTGGCTTGGAGTTCCGATGTCATACGGAAAACTGGAGCTGGTAATAAATGCACCTCATCATAGACAATGAGTCCCCAGTTGTTTGCACTAAAGATATGAAAGTGGGTGAAGTCTCCCCCTTTTTTCTTTCTATGAGTGAGGATGTTATAAGTTGCAATCGTAATCGGTTTGATTTCTTTCATCTCACCCGAATACTCTCCAATGTCTGACTCAGGGATATCCGTTTTGTCTAAAATTTCATTTCTCCACTGGCGGATGGACAGAGTGTTCGTTACAAGGATCAGAGTTTCCGCTCCTACAATTTGCATGACACCCATTCCCACGATGGTTTTACCCGCACCACAAGGAAGAACAACCACACCCGATCCACCTTCGTTACGCCCACCAGCGTGGAAGGCTTCCACAGATGCTCTTTGGTAGTCTCGCATTCCAAACTTTATCCCACCTTTTGTCGTAGGACGTAAGTTAAATGGGTATTTATTCCCTTCATCGTAACCAGCAAGGTCTTCCACAGGAAAACCAATCTTGATTAACGCTTGTTTGATGTGTCCTCGGTATTCTTTTTTGATACGAATTTTGTCACCTTCCATTCCATCCACAAAGGGTTGAACGGCCCGGTTGTTTGCGATCTCAGTGATAAAACCTTTTTCGTTTGAGATGATATACAACTCTCCCGACTCTTCTTTTACCAATTTCACTTTTCCATAACGAGAGATTTGTTCTCTCACTTCGTTCATCACGTTTTTAGGAACGGAATAACGAGCAAATTTAGTAAGGCCTTCAATGATTTCATCAGCCGTCATTTTAATAGAAGCAGCATTCCACAATGAAAGTGGAGAAATACGGTAGGTATGCATGTATTCAGGGCTTTTTTCGAGCTCCGCAAACTTGGCAATGAGGTCCCGACAGGCTTCAAATTCTGGGTTATCCACCTCTAGAAGCATTGTTTTGTCACTTTGTACGGTGAGTGGCTTGGTCATGGTATTCCCTCTCAATTTAACCAGGCTGGGGAGAGAAACCGCCCTGTCAACCCATTTGATTTTAAGAGATTTTGGATGCATTTTCCCGCCATTTTTAGGGCAAAACCAAAAAGAATGAACAAAAACAAACCAACTACCGTCTAAGATATGTTACTCTTTCATTCAAAAATCGATTGCGTTTGCATGATAAGTTTTGGCGTTCCCAATCATTTTTAAAATAACCATGGATTGGAAAAAGGGGCAGGCTCCTTCGGGGTTCGCTTTCGCTCCCGTCATTTCTTTTCGCCTAACGACGAAGAGAAATGACCAAGCCCTACGGATCCTTAACGCGTTAGATAAGATTCTAAAATGGACTCAGTGGCCGTATCCAAATGCATCCGATCTGTCAGATACTTTCGAAATTCTCTTGCTCCTCGTTCTCCATAGTATAAACCCAAGATATGCCGAAGTACGTGATGGACTTTACCGCCATTTTCACGAACAGATCGTACATAAGGAATCATGGATTCCAAAACGGACTCCCTCGTTTGTGGTTCTTGTTTTGATCCAAAATACAAAGAATCTACAGTAGAAAATAAAAATGGATGATCATAGGCCGCACGTCCAATCATCACA encodes the following:
- a CDS encoding LA_0442/LA_0875 N-terminal domain-containing protein gives rise to the protein MKKYLLILILILTFSIPIFAINTVILKNGKTIKGKVTDQNEKGLTIQTSDGIQTITKFQILKVVYKDVSEQEAEKIRIAEEKKLRDKEEKEKAKLEKEKQIADEKERKRLEEEEKLAEKQRQEEAAKQESQAEKEAKAEAEWLATRQLVPSPAATKCGGRLALVWRSTVLPGWGQYCGGHNTSAGTFGILFFGSLLYSLGPLRTEEKNAKSHYDTMVLLNQIGGPGTRLTAQNISLPNEFLAGYIETSITDDLIVKSKNNAKEANTKYLAGLGTASIIYITNIIHAYMIGRDRYPERPVVQSGGKQFKEGFDFESSWDKPQGVNVYRPQFNSIYAELRYSILF
- a CDS encoding alpha/beta hydrolase, producing MKKTLSWILLILAFFLLVASYFLSEQILTPSNPSESDDENLRKQISFSEFELPTPETIRFQNGVLRLRGWYFKNPKKQNCGVILLHGFSNFKIQMLPYATPFWKRGCSLFLYDARAHAESDGKYSTYGYHEKMDLERAVEYFSEIDNTPEDRIGIVGIDLGASTALQFADGQYEYGFVIADTPYKDMRSYVEHRYESLYSRLIRFFIPLSLSIAELRGDLLVDEVSPLNTAKMINKPVLILFPNDGDETQKQDAELIGSNLKTTSKKLVTYSTQKTLLHQNKTISPAFEMILQSFLKEIKFVK
- a CDS encoding CsgG/HfaB family protein, with amino-acid sequence MKQYLAFFSLLLSVSLTNCRTMDAAIQYPETGKSNLGITKVAVLIFDIEEAKWGDEFTDAVSLQIAKSLPFKVIEREQLSKVVNEQSFSKTGIIDTQTAVRIGKVLGVDALVFGRGSALKKFDDKGKLIPNLVDTVSLKIVHIESGQVIVNARKKPGADWTMARLLQYSLGFGLIWSREDILIATSQYDFVAESLVDRIVSELAK
- a CDS encoding Dps family protein, whose protein sequence is MKINIGIPEEERSAISESLKKLLADTYTLYQKTHSYHWNVTGPMFQTLHLLFMTQYTELWNAIDPIAERVRSLGYYAPMGGWEFAKYSSISEDKEVPKAKDMIKNLVEGNEAVIRTARAAYAPAEKGNDQATLDLLTQRLDIHEKTAWMLRSLLEE
- a CDS encoding alpha/beta fold hydrolase, translating into MKLNYKVYPFQNSDPTKKSMGDIVILHGLFGSSKNWVTVARFLSEFGQVYAIDQRNHGDSPHSDEHSIPLMADDLETFLNQLNIQNPILLGHSMGGLVAMYFDLMHPGLLRSLIIQDIAPRSYPFAYDNEILSMSFPLSGFNSRTEIDTEMAKYVKDTFIRQFLQMNLEREEDGSYRWKLNVEGINHARRVFDDVFSFDRISNTRTLFLLGGNSEYIKESDLSIMDRFFKNNVKVKIEGGGHYIHFTHQKVFLEKLGNWLQNEFV
- a CDS encoding SH3 domain-containing protein, whose protein sequence is MKLVPLLKLFCKGTIGIGMKRFRFLWIGNKMQNFGSSLPFRFLGKISFVLLVALFGITPLFAAPTFQEKPKQTKPSELFQRDLHSEIVIPVIGLNLHLFADQKSDVLRKLKFGEPVTYDQNSLESPKEDWIPVKLQDGLSGFIKRSVVRSVPPKQYLSTLLFEAEKLIQSKQVDFLAKQEITDTIFSISSSGKFTGDEFIFLRAKAGFFLKKTVDLMNEKGIKPDNDPETLEFLKRHQTKLLYDYSSGKYYVDSNYFWKLLESYPKTKHSDYAGYLATESIPVNDCGADLRCRLEEIRKGKLRYLYLFPTGNYVNIYTKDIVKNLISMTKDPDSIPCFPPVGEGIKSEINQMFRYASEIGPREKKQILPHLQILKKECFR
- a CDS encoding pyridoxal phosphate-dependent aminotransferase gives rise to the protein MKLIAKRLDVVEPSPTLAITAKANQLKASGLDVVGFGAGEPDFDTPTHIKEAAKKAMDQGKTKYTPVSGTVSLKDAIIKKFETENGLKYEKNQIIVGTGGKQVLYNFFMATLNPGDEVIIPAPYWVSYADIVRLAEGTPVIVATDISSGFKITAEQLEKAITPKTKVFIFNSPSNPTGAAYTRSDVEALVKVLEPKDILTVSDDIYEKIIYDGLEFVNPAMISPKMKEKTFVINGVSKAYSMTGWRIGYGAGNVEIVKNMDTMQGQSTSNASSISQAAAEAALIGDQTPVAEMLKAFDKRRKLIVGLLREIPGVECRMPEGAFYAFPYITGVYELPGFKRLLAEKKETSLSKLFCDVLLDKYNVAAVPGIAFGDDKAIRLSYALGDKDIEKGVARIKQMVEDLQK
- a CDS encoding DNA repair helicase XPB, encoding MTKPLTVQSDKTMLLEVDNPEFEACRDLIAKFAELEKSPEYMHTYRISPLSLWNAASIKMTADEIIEGLTKFARYSVPKNVMNEVREQISRYGKVKLVKEESGELYIISNEKGFITEIANNRAVQPFVDGMEGDKIRIKKEYRGHIKQALIKIGFPVEDLAGYDEGNKYPFNLRPTTKGGIKFGMRDYQRASVEAFHAGGRNEGGSGVVVLPCGAGKTIVGMGVMQIVGAETLILVTNTLSIRQWRNEILDKTDIPESDIGEYSGEMKEIKPITIATYNILTHRKKKGGDFTHFHIFSANNWGLIVYDEVHLLPAPVFRMTSELQAKRRLGLTATLVREDGLEEDVFSLIGPKKYDVPWKELEAKSWIAEANCVEIRVPMEDDLRMKYSVADDREKFRLASENPEKLRAISYILKKHSTNNILVIGQYINQLEEISNTFKIPLITGKTPLPERQELYQAFRTGQIKQLVVSKVANFSIDLPDANIAIQVSGTFGSRQEEAQRLGRILRPKSQDNTAIFYSLISRDTNEERFGQNRQLFLTEQGYEYEIYTLDQFKETVPEEPLTK